DNA from Brassica napus cultivar Da-Ae chromosome C4, Da-Ae, whole genome shotgun sequence:
ACCCACTTAACTTGGTCAATGGAATGACGTTTATACCCtcaacatataaagaaaataacaatGTTTGCCCTTTGTGTTTACACTTCCTCTTTAGGAACTCGTGTGATTCTAGTTAAACGGCACAGTTACTacaaaaaccctaatctcaGTTTCTTCTGGTGTTTTTGTGCTCTTTTGGTTGTAAAAGTTTGGATCTTTTTGAGTTGAAAGAGATGAACAGAGGAAGGAGGAATCTGAAACAAGCGGCGTCGGAGCAGGACTTCACGCTTGAGGAATGTCAGAGTATCGCTCAGGTCGTCTCTCTCAGAGGTTCCAATCAAATTGAGGTAAGTTTCTGTATACATGTGTTGGTTaaagtttgaatttttatttaatggttTGAATCTTAGCTTAGTTCTGTGTATATGTACTAATTAAAGATTGAGTTTTTATTTATGGGTTTTGAATCGTTTAATTGAATCTCAATGTGTTAGGCTTATTAGTtttgtattgtatgtattgattaaagattgaatttttatttatggttTTTCAATCCTTTAATTGAATCACAATGTGTTAGGCTTGGTTTTGTACTGTATGTACTGATTAAAGATTGGATTTTTATAGTTTAAGGACAGCTagagttttgcaattgatttgtTCTTTAACTGCTGTTTTGTCGTGTTGCTGTCTGTTTGAAGATAATGGATGCAAAAGGAGAACACTCATTAGCCTTGTTTCCAGCCAAGTTTCGTGAGAGCATGTGGATCAGACGAGGTACTTTCTCTCAGACTTGTTTAAACTTGGCAAAGGAATATCGAATCATGCTTAGTGTTGTGTCTTAATCTTTGACATGTTTCAGATATGTGGATTTTGTGTCTTTATATTTACTGCATAATGTGGTGTGTGGTTGGAGGAGTTTGAGATGGTGTTTTAATTGTTGTTCACTTATTTGCAGGAAGCTTTGTGGTGATTGATCATACAGGAAAGGAAAAGGCGCAAGAATCTGGTAGCAAAGTTACATCAATTGTCTGTAAAGTTCTCTTCTTTGAGCAAATCCGTCTCCTCCAAAAGTCTCCTGAATGGTAATAAAAGCATTGTTTCTTTGAACTGTGGTATATGAATGACATCTAGTTTTGTTTATCAAAGCTCATGTGAGTTTGGTTAATGCAGGCCAGAGATCTTCAGAGATGCCAAGCCAGTTCCAGCTGATGAAAGCTCTCAAATCCCCATCCCACAGCAAGGTGAAATAGATTCTAGCGATGAGAGTGATGATGGGATGCCTCCACTGGAAGCAAACACAAACAGATTGAGGCCGTTTGGGGTGCAGTGTGATGCGGAAACAGATTCTGGATCAGATTCTGACTCATAGAAACATCCGGAACATGCTTTTCAGCTTGTTTCTCAAGAGAGAGAACATTATAGTTTTGAGATGTCTCTTATTAAACTGTATGTAACCAACACAGAGCTGCTGAAGAAAATGCACTGTTTTGATTTTGCAATGAATTGATTATTGATCTATATGGCTTAGTACATGGTTCAGACTTCAGAGATTACCCCCCTTGCTTCTCATTCTCTTCTTGCAATTATAAAGTCTTCATACGGAACCAGAAGAGgaatacaaatatataacattCTCTTTCTCATTCTCTTGTTGCAATTATAAAGTCTTCATATGGAACCAGAAGAGGAATACAAATGTGGAAAAAACAAACTCTTACAGAAGAATGCATCTACGTTGCCAacaaccaaaatatatatatactaacttGATCTCCTGATAACACAGAGATTTCTCTAAGGTGCCCAAGGAGCTGGTGGCGGAGGTGCGTCCGGGAACAAGGGAGGCAAGGCAGAGAACAGACGGTTCTTGTCAAGCATGTGTTTCTCTCCTGATAAGGCAACTAGAGCAGCGACGAGTCCCGCATTTCCCGTCAGTGTCGGCTCTGTATAGTTTGCGGTACGAACATCATGAAACACATCATGTCCGTCCGGTCCAGCGACCATTGCTCCTTCAATCACATTTGGGTTTTCCTTTGAGCTTTCTCTCCATTTCCACCCTCCCTTGCAGCTCTCTTTCCGGTTCTTTGGTATCGAAGCGCCTCTGTGGTGTACATGTTTTGGGTAACGCTCCCCATATCCAACGACATAGCTAatgttttgctctgttttttgGTTAGGTGAAGAGAGAGGCTTACTTGCGATCTCGAGAAGTCCCTTAGTACGTTAGTAAAGTAGACATTAGGCCCACATGACCATCCACGAGTATCAGAAGCCTCTAGGTAATCACCGTATAAAGCGGCTAGGAAAGCCGCGTTTGCAGCATATTGGAGAGGCTGGGGATCTCCATTGTTTAACTGGATCAAACCTCCTATAGATATGATAACAAATTAAAGAAACAGGTTATACATACtcttgagagaaaaaaaatattagaatataAAAGGGCAACTACTATTCTATTTACCTTTAGTTCTATTGAACTTGTTGAAAGACGGTAAGTAAGAGCACATAACGATGCTGATCTGGttatgaaattttctcaaaacctcTTCAGCTGGATATCCAGGGCTCAAAAACAATCTCATCCGGGTCAACAGCAGCTAACAGTTGATTATAAAAAAACACATCAGTTTGGGAAAACATAATATAGCTAAATTAATTAAGAAAGTGTTAAAGAGTGCAAACTTACCTGCGCCCCTGCTAGTTTTGTGTTCCAACTGAACACGCCAGAGTCACGCGAGAAAGAATCAGAAGGATCGGCCAACGCAAGAGTCGTTACCCGGTCGAGGTAAGTTGCATCTCCAGTGGCGTAGTAGAGCCAAACCCCACCCCATAAAAGCTCATCCCAGGACGATCTTGAGCTTCTACCACTGCCTTTGATACAAGACTCTGCAAACCTATAGAGAATCTTGGCGCCGTGAATAAGCTTCTGAGAATACGCATCGTTTTCAGTGAAAACGATGGACGCTGATGCAAGTGCAGCCGCCATTTCTGCAGCAAGATTGGGGCATTCACTGATGCATACATGTAAGTGCCTTTCGTAATCTATGTCCTCAGGGCGCATCCAGCAGTAACGTTCAGTTCCTTCAGATCCGACCTGTTTAAAAGGAAAACAAACTTGTAGCAGACTGAAACACGTAAACATGCAAAGTCGTAAGGATCTTTGTTTTGTAACCTGTGACACCATATCATGGATTGAATCGGCAGCACTAGAGTCGAAAGTCTTGAGAAAGTAATCAGTTCCCCATTTGATGATTCCTTCGACGTGGCTAAGTTCGCCGAGTTGTTGCTACTTGGCATGATATTCTATGACACTCCAGCTCAACATGGTCATCGCAAAAGACATCTTGAAATTAGACTTTATCGCGTCGCCACCATCATAATAACCTCCAGACAGGTTTGGGTGGCTGCTCCCTGGATACTTCCCATCTTGAAGACAGGAATCGCCTCTCCAGGTGATGTTGTTTTCGTCTGGCAAGCGCCCAGCTGATACAACAAAAAGCAAAGCAGAGTAGATTAGATGATAGTTTGAGACTACGTTTTATCATTTATGTTAATGAATGATACTACATATATGTTTGAGTATCTCTTGAGATTTGATGAAATACATcgttttgttgttttcttccTTTACACGTATAGTGAACTGAATATATACAACTCGATGTTTCCTATTCTCAATAGGATCAAATCTCAAGAGATACACTTAACATATGTCTTATTGAATCTAATAAgactaataattaataaataagcTAGATTGTTTGTTTTGACTTACATCTCTGGCTATTGAAGAACTTCAGTCCGGTGTGAAGCGCCATGTTATAAGCGTCAGGTGCTTGTTGTTGGTAGTGGTGGCGATGCGTGAGAGCTCTGATCGTCATGGAAAACGCCATAACCACCCCAATGCCAATGAAGGCTAGCGTCCAGGCACAAGTATGTTTTCTTACAGTTTTCTTCTTGGGCTTCGGAGAATGCTGCAATAGCCAGCTACTCTGCATCTCTTCCGACGGCTTTGGAAAAGCCGTCCAGTCCACCTCTTGCAGTTCCACCTCTCTTCTCATCTTTACTCCAGACCTAGCAGACACAGGGAAAGAAAGATATCAGACGATTGAACACTTAAAATTAGGATAATAGTTTTCTTGTGAGCTACAAACTAAACATAAAGAATTTTGCAAATGTGATGTGATGAATACTAAACATAAAGAGATAAGTGGTATGATCATGTCGAAATTATTGTTTACAAAAGACCCAAGCAGACAAGGTTAAGTTTGAAATAAACTACTATCCTTGTTGATGAAAATGCGACCAACATTCAATACCATGAAACAAGGAACAAGCTTTTTAGCACACAAGCTAAGAAAAAGCTTTTCAATGCACACACCCAAACAACATTAGATTTGATATTCACATTGTTATGCAGAAAGTGAAGTAGCAAAACCCCTTCCAAAGAGTAGTGAAAGTAAGACCTTCAAAGATATCAACTTAACTAA
Protein-coding regions in this window:
- the LOC106347816 gene encoding probable RNA-binding protein EIF1AD — encoded protein: MNRGRRNLKQAASEQDFTLEECQSIAQVVSLRGSNQIEIMDAKGEHSLALFPAKFRESMWIRRGSFVVIDHTGKEKAQESGSKVTSIVCKVLFFEQIRLLQKSPEWPEIFRDAKPVPADESSQIPIPQQGEIDSSDESDDGMPPLEANTNRLRPFGVQCDAETDSGSDSDS